In the Verrucomicrobiota bacterium genome, one interval contains:
- a CDS encoding sodium:solute symporter: MTWIDWTILVGYLGAVLAMGFYLSSKQDDEHSFFLGNRNMPWWAVTISIVATSLSAGSFVGLPQVTFKGDLTFLLIPIGSTIGGIVAAVLVVPVLYRANTLTIYGYLRGRFGPRAEVASSWFFLVGVLLAQGARHFIASIVVSLMLFGSSDTSYLLFSIVILGVIATIYTAAGGIHAVIWTDVVQVVILTGAALLCICFLVAQVPLGIPGIVEALQSAPEGNKLKWWNSEFDLSVTYTVWTGLIAYMLMNIAQYGCDQDMVQRMMTCKSAGKATWSMILSRAISLPIVILFLIIGLLLYLFYTRPDLMGASMPADLVTDSKNVFPQYILTHLPPGIVGLAVAGMLAASMSSFDSAANAMASTIQGNLRKQKELGKDSSIEEKALSLLQSRQTVYWMGGGLTLFAALAVFLQKAGGQGLIDFSLGVLTFAYSGLFGVFMAAILTKRGNETSAVRSLWAGALVVLSFQPYILPHWSKPVFGHAITIAWPWWFFFGGLISFLVCISGKKRDWKAEPATTEIS, from the coding sequence ATGACCTGGATTGATTGGACAATTTTAGTAGGTTACTTAGGTGCCGTACTTGCGATGGGTTTTTACCTTTCGAGCAAGCAAGACGACGAGCATTCCTTCTTTCTGGGTAACAGAAACATGCCTTGGTGGGCGGTTACTATTTCCATTGTGGCAACCTCTTTGAGTGCGGGTAGTTTTGTCGGGTTGCCGCAAGTGACATTTAAAGGTGACCTGACTTTCTTACTGATTCCGATTGGAAGTACTATTGGTGGTATTGTGGCCGCCGTTCTGGTGGTGCCAGTCCTCTACCGCGCCAACACCCTAACTATTTACGGCTATCTTCGCGGACGCTTTGGTCCCCGAGCAGAAGTGGCGAGCTCCTGGTTTTTTCTTGTTGGTGTATTACTGGCGCAGGGAGCCAGGCACTTTATCGCTTCCATCGTTGTTTCGCTCATGCTTTTCGGCTCTTCGGATACAAGCTATCTTTTATTCTCTATCGTCATCCTTGGTGTAATCGCCACGATTTACACGGCAGCAGGCGGCATCCACGCCGTCATCTGGACGGATGTGGTTCAGGTGGTGATACTCACTGGAGCAGCATTACTATGTATCTGTTTTCTGGTGGCTCAGGTCCCACTTGGTATTCCGGGAATAGTCGAAGCCCTGCAATCTGCGCCGGAGGGCAATAAGCTGAAGTGGTGGAATTCCGAGTTTGATCTTTCGGTGACGTATACGGTGTGGACGGGACTCATTGCCTATATGCTCATGAATATCGCCCAGTATGGCTGTGATCAGGACATGGTGCAACGAATGATGACCTGTAAATCGGCCGGGAAGGCGACCTGGTCAATGATTCTGTCCCGGGCGATCTCGCTACCCATTGTGATTCTGTTCCTTATCATAGGTTTGTTACTCTATTTGTTCTATACGCGTCCCGACCTCATGGGGGCGTCGATGCCAGCGGACCTGGTAACCGATTCCAAGAATGTCTTTCCCCAGTACATTCTGACACATCTGCCTCCTGGAATTGTAGGACTGGCGGTTGCAGGTATGTTGGCCGCCTCGATGAGTAGTTTCGATTCGGCGGCCAACGCGATGGCCAGTACCATTCAGGGAAATCTTAGAAAGCAAAAGGAACTGGGTAAAGATAGTTCGATCGAAGAAAAGGCTCTGTCGCTGCTGCAATCCCGCCAGACGGTTTACTGGATGGGTGGTGGGTTGACCCTGTTTGCCGCATTGGCTGTTTTTCTTCAAAAAGCTGGCGGGCAAGGCCTGATCGATTTTTCTCTGGGAGTGCTGACTTTTGCATACTCCGGATTGTTCGGGGTTTTCATGGCGGCTATATTAACGAAACGGGGGAATGAAACCTCCGCTGTTCGTTCCCTTTGGGCTGGAGCATTGGTAGTTCTTTCCTTTCAGCCCTACATCCTTCCACACTGGAGCAAACCGGTGTTCGGTCATGCGATCACTATTGCCTGGCCCTGGTGGTTCTTCTTCGGCGGCCTAATCAGTTTTCTTGTCTGCATTTCTGGAAAGAAGCGTGATTGGAAAGC